From Novipirellula artificiosorum, the proteins below share one genomic window:
- a CDS encoding DUF1559 domain-containing protein, translated as MKTSFSKKGFTLVELLVVIAIIGVLVGLLLPAVQAAREAARRMSCSNNFKQIGLAIHNYHSAFKRLPAHGIGTVAEPSIGAAWWRESNMGDQTRFVNQRRLSTLVGILPFIEQQAIWEEISNPNSTRTDGDTAAVIGTPTAPWSPGGPTPGIIQYIPWTYEIPGYRCPSDPGVGLPALGRTNYAACLGDSHWQTMVGPWNGWRTEPAPNGRVNTARGGHRGFYKPFDYNGKFRDVLDGLSNTIAMGEIATDLGDNNISTTAPNDGSSLGNNNGAMRAVRDNAAVCDGFVDPARPRFWLNGGARTNNARGFKWADANQMFSGCFTILPPNDVYCGRHNSNHLSGTAPMSSRHQGGAHVLMGDGAVKFITDSIEAGNRSNGDVWVGGTGNRTPGSPSPYGLWGALGTRANREAIESF; from the coding sequence ATGAAAACGTCGTTTTCAAAGAAGGGTTTCACGCTAGTGGAGCTTCTCGTCGTCATCGCAATCATCGGCGTGTTAGTCGGTCTGTTGCTGCCAGCTGTCCAGGCAGCGCGTGAGGCCGCGCGGCGGATGAGCTGCAGCAACAATTTCAAGCAGATTGGCTTGGCTATTCACAACTACCACTCCGCTTTCAAACGATTGCCCGCTCATGGCATCGGCACGGTTGCGGAGCCCAGCATTGGCGCGGCTTGGTGGCGAGAGAGCAATATGGGGGACCAAACCAGATTTGTGAACCAAAGACGCCTGAGCACACTGGTTGGAATCCTGCCGTTCATTGAACAGCAGGCGATCTGGGAGGAGATTTCCAATCCGAATTCAACCCGGACCGACGGTGATACCGCTGCAGTGATCGGCACGCCGACCGCCCCCTGGTCTCCTGGGGGACCCACTCCTGGAATTATTCAATACATCCCTTGGACCTATGAGATTCCAGGCTACCGATGCCCGAGTGACCCAGGTGTCGGCTTGCCGGCTCTTGGACGAACCAACTATGCCGCTTGTTTGGGTGATAGTCACTGGCAAACGATGGTTGGCCCTTGGAACGGATGGCGTACCGAACCGGCTCCAAATGGACGCGTCAATACTGCACGAGGCGGTCATCGCGGCTTCTACAAGCCCTTTGATTACAACGGCAAGTTTCGTGATGTTCTCGATGGCCTATCTAACACGATCGCAATGGGAGAAATTGCGACCGATCTGGGTGACAACAATATCTCGACGACAGCTCCGAACGACGGTTCATCGCTAGGCAACAACAACGGCGCGATGCGAGCCGTCCGTGACAATGCTGCAGTCTGCGATGGATTTGTCGATCCAGCACGTCCACGTTTCTGGCTCAATGGTGGCGCCAGGACGAACAACGCCCGAGGTTTCAAATGGGCGGATGCCAACCAGATGTTCTCAGGTTGTTTCACCATCCTGCCACCTAACGACGTCTACTGCGGAAGACACAATTCCAATCACTTATCAGGCACCGCACCGATGTCGAGCCGACACCAAGGTGGTGCTCATGTGCTGATGGGCGACGGAGCGGTGAAGTTCATTACAGATTCGATCGAAGCCGGCAACCGTAGCAACGGCGATGTTTGGGTCGGTGGCACAGGTAATCGGACACCTGGAAGTCCAAGCCCCTACGGTCTTTGGGGAGCGCTTGGGACTCGTGCCAACCGCGAGGCAATCGAGTCATTTTAG